The Saccharopolyspora gloriosae genome window below encodes:
- a CDS encoding extracellular catalytic domain type 1 short-chain-length polyhydroxyalkanoate depolymerase, giving the protein MLRSRKFLVSSGVALALVVLLSLGFQFGLPGSSGDRDRLGTYSSDQGRVLYQVHLPANYRDDLRPPVVMALHGCGMTGFGWNSMKGTTRFDRLSDEAGFIVVYPTQTPFADKLNCWNSNDSRHQHRGRGEPELLAGVARRVVSEFNADPARVHVAGASSGAGTAVILGATYPDVFATATSVAGGEYALDQVDAEDPGRVPPTYTAGQAHAQMGPRARRVPLLVFQGDRDEAVPPFVATRLVEHWAAVNDLVDDGRLDGDVDAVPDAVQRQNPPGRHPYVHSTYTASGAPLIEHYLVSGMAHAWSGPAASGLFTDRAGPDMARVIWEFAAAHPMRGGAR; this is encoded by the coding sequence TTGCTCAGATCTCGCAAGTTCCTGGTGTCGAGCGGTGTGGCGCTCGCGCTCGTCGTGCTCCTGTCGCTGGGGTTCCAGTTCGGGCTGCCCGGTTCCTCCGGTGACCGCGACCGGTTGGGGACGTACTCCAGCGACCAAGGCCGCGTGCTCTACCAGGTCCACTTACCGGCGAACTACCGCGACGACCTCCGTCCACCGGTCGTGATGGCGCTGCACGGGTGCGGGATGACCGGCTTCGGGTGGAACTCGATGAAGGGCACGACGCGGTTCGACCGGCTCTCCGACGAAGCGGGATTCATCGTCGTCTACCCGACGCAGACCCCGTTCGCGGACAAGCTGAACTGCTGGAACTCCAACGACTCCCGGCACCAGCACCGAGGCCGCGGCGAGCCCGAACTGCTCGCCGGGGTCGCCCGGCGCGTCGTCTCGGAGTTCAACGCCGATCCCGCTCGGGTGCACGTGGCGGGGGCGTCGTCGGGCGCGGGCACGGCGGTGATCCTGGGCGCCACCTATCCCGACGTGTTCGCCACCGCCACGTCGGTGGCCGGAGGCGAATACGCCCTGGACCAGGTCGACGCGGAAGATCCCGGCCGGGTACCGCCCACCTACACGGCCGGGCAAGCCCACGCCCAGATGGGGCCGCGCGCCCGCCGGGTCCCGCTGCTCGTGTTCCAAGGCGACCGCGATGAGGCAGTCCCGCCGTTCGTGGCCACGCGGTTGGTCGAGCATTGGGCCGCGGTCAACGACCTCGTCGACGACGGCCGGCTCGACGGGGACGTCGACGCCGTACCGGATGCGGTGCAGCGGCAGAATCCACCGGGGCGCCACCCGTACGTCCACTCGACCTACACCGCGTCCGGAGCCCCGTTGATCGAGCACTACCTGGTCTCGGGCATGGCGCACGCCTGGTCCGGGCCCGCGGCCAGCGGTCTGTTCACCGACCGGGCCGGGCCGGACATGGCGCGCGTCATCTGGGAATTCGCCGCCGCCCACCCGATGCGAGGAGGAGCACGATGA
- a CDS encoding FKBP-type peptidyl-prolyl cis-trans isomerase, giving the protein MSDLQVEDTKVGDGTEAQPGNDVTLHYTGTLSDGSKFDSSHDRGEGLNFTLGSGQVIEGWDRGVTGMRVGGTRTLVIPPSMAYGERGVPPIIPPNATLHFDVELLEVK; this is encoded by the coding sequence GTGAGCGATCTTCAGGTCGAGGACACCAAGGTCGGCGACGGCACCGAGGCCCAGCCGGGCAACGACGTGACCCTGCACTACACGGGCACGCTCAGCGACGGCTCGAAGTTCGACTCGTCCCACGACCGGGGCGAAGGCCTGAACTTCACCCTGGGTTCCGGCCAGGTCATCGAGGGCTGGGACCGCGGCGTCACCGGCATGCGCGTCGGCGGCACCCGCACCCTGGTGATCCCGCCCTCCATGGCCTACGGCGAGCGCGGCGTCCCGCCGATCATCCCGCCGAACGCCACCCTGCACTTCGACGTGGAACTCCTCGAGGTCAAGTGA
- a CDS encoding pyridoxamine 5'-phosphate oxidase family protein, with protein sequence MSRYARLAFTDAVRNMQVEQGSRPVHRKELGAAVGLEADPLGDRERDFIAARDGCYLASVGETGWPYVQFRGGPAGFVHVLDSGTLGYADVRGNRQYITDGNVRGDDRVALFFMDYATRTRLKLFGHAEVRDVAEEPELAARLDEPRTEGRVERLVLIRIEGYDWNCPKHIPHRYSEADLAAVHVRLNRAENENAALRARLAALGESLPE encoded by the coding sequence ATGAGCAGGTACGCGCGGCTGGCGTTCACCGACGCGGTGCGGAACATGCAGGTGGAGCAGGGGAGCCGGCCGGTGCACCGGAAGGAGCTGGGTGCGGCGGTAGGGCTCGAAGCCGATCCGCTGGGGGATCGGGAGCGCGATTTCATCGCGGCGCGCGACGGTTGTTATCTCGCTTCCGTCGGGGAGACCGGGTGGCCTTACGTGCAATTCCGCGGTGGTCCCGCCGGATTCGTGCACGTCCTGGATTCCGGCACTCTCGGATACGCCGATGTGCGGGGGAACCGCCAGTACATCACCGATGGGAACGTGCGCGGTGACGATCGGGTGGCGCTGTTCTTCATGGACTACGCGACGCGCACCCGGCTGAAGCTGTTCGGGCACGCCGAGGTGCGCGACGTCGCCGAGGAACCGGAGCTCGCGGCTCGGTTGGACGAACCACGTACCGAGGGCCGGGTCGAGCGGCTCGTGCTGATCCGAATCGAGGGCTACGACTGGAACTGCCCGAAGCACATCCCGCACCGCTATTCGGAGGCCGACCTGGCCGCGGTGCACGTTCGCCTGAATCGCGCCGAGAACGAGAACGCCGCTCTCCGCGCCCGCCTCGCCGCCCTCGGTGAGTCCCTGCCGGAGTGA
- a CDS encoding DUF3592 domain-containing protein yields MTITEDHVPGLIVCVFLLAVGIAVLWHGGREVRVTRRLRDHGVRTTATVIGHERGHTIDQPLYGYSDQQGGQFTLTPTDSHDTFTPVGDQADVLYLPEDPGTSRLAATEGTPWKIAPFAFMLGALLCFGAVAFAVTLLSDPAPLAPPAPQAPAPQAPADSSSASTSMFTTAVCAGILLLALTLPVLRITSFALLHRTGIHTEGVVVRRTDASQSAAWLVDFEDHDGRRIQFASRRVPKRAGARIPVVYHRDRPQQAENASWAPVLRANVPAVLLLLFLLTMIPTYL; encoded by the coding sequence GTGACGATCACTGAGGATCACGTACCCGGGTTGATCGTCTGCGTGTTCCTGCTCGCCGTAGGCATCGCCGTCCTGTGGCACGGCGGGCGCGAAGTGCGAGTCACCCGACGATTGCGGGACCACGGCGTTCGGACGACGGCGACCGTAATCGGTCATGAGCGAGGACACACGATCGATCAGCCGCTGTACGGCTACAGCGATCAGCAGGGCGGCCAGTTCACCTTGACGCCGACCGATTCCCACGACACCTTCACCCCTGTCGGGGACCAAGCGGACGTGCTCTACCTGCCGGAGGATCCTGGGACTTCGAGGTTGGCGGCGACCGAAGGCACACCGTGGAAGATCGCGCCCTTCGCGTTCATGCTAGGCGCACTTCTTTGCTTCGGGGCCGTCGCGTTCGCGGTCACCCTGCTTTCGGATCCCGCCCCGCTGGCTCCCCCCGCCCCGCAGGCTCCCGCCCCGCAAGCTCCCGCCGACTCGAGCTCGGCGTCCACGTCCATGTTCACCACCGCCGTCTGCGCGGGCATCCTGCTTCTCGCGCTGACCCTTCCGGTTCTGCGGATCACCAGCTTCGCGCTACTGCACCGGACCGGGATCCACACGGAGGGCGTGGTGGTCCGCAGGACCGACGCTTCGCAGTCGGCGGCCTGGCTCGTCGACTTCGAAGATCACGACGGACGACGAATCCAGTTCGCGAGTCGGCGCGTTCCCAAGCGCGCCGGCGCCCGAATTCCCGTCGTCTACCACCGTGATCGGCCGCAGCAGGCTGAGAACGCGTCGTGGGCACCCGTGCTTCGGGCGAACGTGCCCGCCGTGCTGCTCTTGCTGTTCCTCCTCACGATGATCCCCACGTATCTCTGA
- a CDS encoding YbdD/YjiX family protein — MSSRTPSSRAVLSRLGRSAREAWQIARGIVGETAYERYLEHHRHHHASSTPLGEREFWRRHVDRGDTHPGSRCC; from the coding sequence GTGAGTTCCCGGACGCCTTCCTCGCGGGCGGTGCTGTCCCGGCTGGGACGCTCCGCCCGCGAGGCCTGGCAGATCGCCCGCGGCATCGTCGGCGAAACCGCCTACGAGCGGTACCTGGAGCACCACCGCCACCACCACGCGAGCAGCACGCCGCTGGGCGAGCGCGAGTTCTGGCGGCGCCACGTCGACCGCGGCGACACCCACCCCGGCTCCCGCTGCTGCTGA
- a CDS encoding carbon starvation CstA family protein, which yields MVVWVLVAVIGAISWGVIALGRGEEISAAWLVFAALASYAIGYRFYARFIAYRVLRVDDTRATPAERLNNATDFQPTDRRVLFGHHFAAIAGAGPLVGPVLAAQMGYLPGTIWIIVGVVFAGAVQDMVVLFFSTRRDGRSLGQMAREEIGPVGGIAALIAVLAIMIILLAVLALVVVGALKDSPWGTFSIGMTIPIALFMGIYLRYLRPGRIIETSIIGIVLLLLSIIGGSWVADSALAETFTLSGNQVVLALVVYGFIASVLPVWMLLAPRDYLSTFMKVGVIVMLAVSILIAMPVMKTEAITEFAWNGQGPVFAGTLFPFVFIQIACGALSGFHALVSSGTTPKLIEKESQVRVIGYGGMLTESFVAIMALAAACIIDPGMYYAMNMPSAALGDTLQSASQAVAGVGFQITPEQLAAAAAAVDEETLVGRSGGAPTLALGLSEVFSQVLGGDAMRAFWYHFAVMFEALFILTTVDAGTRVGRFMLQDTVGNVWKRFGDVTWKPGIWISSAAIVGGWGYFLWTGVNDPLGGINQLFPLFGIANQLLAAVALAVATTVLIKSGRAKYAWVTIVPLAWDAVVTLTASWQKVFSADPKLGFFSQRAAYQAAIDAGQTSKGSAGSVEEMRQVVTNSTVCGVLSVLFAVLILIVLVDAIRVWIQALRSTQPLKDTETPHTESQLWAPAGLIPTAEERRIQRERREPEDRQEVGAGT from the coding sequence ATCGTCGTGTGGGTGCTGGTGGCCGTGATCGGCGCCATCTCCTGGGGAGTCATCGCGCTCGGCCGCGGCGAGGAGATCTCCGCCGCCTGGCTGGTGTTCGCCGCGCTCGCCTCCTACGCGATCGGATACCGGTTCTACGCGCGGTTCATCGCCTACCGGGTGCTGCGGGTGGACGACACCCGCGCGACACCGGCGGAGCGGCTGAACAACGCCACCGACTTCCAGCCCACGGACCGCAGAGTCCTGTTCGGGCACCACTTCGCCGCCATCGCGGGCGCGGGCCCGCTCGTCGGCCCGGTGCTGGCCGCGCAGATGGGGTACCTGCCCGGCACGATCTGGATCATCGTCGGCGTCGTGTTCGCCGGCGCCGTGCAGGACATGGTGGTGCTGTTCTTCTCCACCCGCCGCGACGGCCGCAGCCTCGGCCAGATGGCCCGCGAGGAGATCGGCCCGGTCGGCGGCATCGCGGCGCTGATCGCCGTGCTCGCGATCATGATCATCCTGCTGGCGGTGCTGGCGCTGGTCGTGGTCGGCGCGCTGAAGGACTCGCCGTGGGGCACCTTCTCCATCGGGATGACCATCCCCATCGCCCTGTTCATGGGCATCTACCTGCGCTACCTGCGGCCCGGCCGGATCATCGAGACCTCGATCATCGGCATCGTCCTGCTGCTGCTGAGCATCATCGGCGGCAGCTGGGTCGCCGATTCCGCACTGGCCGAGACGTTCACGCTCTCCGGCAACCAGGTCGTGCTCGCGCTGGTGGTGTACGGCTTCATCGCCTCGGTGCTGCCGGTGTGGATGCTGCTGGCGCCGCGGGACTACCTGAGCACGTTCATGAAGGTCGGCGTCATCGTGATGCTGGCGGTGTCGATCCTGATCGCGATGCCGGTGATGAAGACCGAGGCGATCACCGAGTTCGCCTGGAACGGCCAGGGCCCGGTCTTCGCGGGCACGCTGTTCCCGTTCGTGTTCATCCAGATCGCCTGCGGTGCGCTCTCCGGCTTCCACGCGCTGGTGTCCTCGGGGACCACGCCGAAGCTGATCGAGAAGGAGTCGCAGGTCCGCGTCATCGGCTACGGCGGGATGCTCACCGAGTCGTTCGTGGCGATCATGGCGCTGGCCGCGGCCTGCATCATCGACCCCGGCATGTACTACGCGATGAACATGCCCAGTGCAGCGCTCGGCGACACGTTGCAGTCCGCGTCGCAAGCCGTCGCCGGAGTGGGCTTCCAGATCACCCCCGAACAGCTCGCCGCCGCGGCCGCCGCCGTGGACGAGGAGACGCTGGTGGGCCGCAGCGGCGGCGCCCCGACGCTCGCGCTCGGGCTCTCGGAGGTGTTCTCGCAGGTCCTCGGCGGGGACGCGATGCGGGCGTTCTGGTACCACTTCGCGGTCATGTTCGAGGCGCTGTTCATCCTCACCACCGTCGACGCCGGGACCCGCGTCGGGCGGTTCATGCTCCAGGACACCGTCGGCAACGTGTGGAAGCGCTTCGGCGACGTGACCTGGAAGCCCGGCATCTGGATCTCCAGCGCCGCCATCGTCGGCGGCTGGGGCTACTTCCTGTGGACCGGCGTGAACGACCCGCTGGGCGGCATCAACCAGCTGTTCCCGCTGTTCGGCATCGCCAACCAGCTGCTCGCGGCGGTGGCGCTGGCGGTGGCCACCACGGTCCTGATCAAGTCCGGGCGCGCGAAGTACGCCTGGGTGACGATCGTCCCGCTGGCCTGGGACGCGGTCGTGACGCTGACGGCGAGCTGGCAGAAGGTGTTCTCCGCCGACCCGAAGCTGGGCTTCTTCTCCCAGCGCGCCGCGTACCAGGCGGCGATCGACGCCGGGCAGACCAGCAAGGGCTCGGCGGGCTCCGTCGAGGAGATGCGCCAGGTGGTCACGAACTCCACCGTGTGCGGCGTGCTCAGCGTGCTGTTCGCGGTGCTGATCCTCATCGTGCTGGTCGACGCGATCCGGGTGTGGATTCAGGCGCTGCGCAGCACTCAGCCGCTGAAGGACACCGAAACGCCGCACACCGAGTCGCAGCTGTGGGCACCGGCCGGTCTCATCCCCACCGCTGAAGAGCGGCGCATCCAGCGGGAACGCCGCGAACCGGAGGACCGCCAGGAAGTGGGCGCGGGCACGTGA
- a CDS encoding LLM class F420-dependent oxidoreductase, whose protein sequence is MKFGISTFNTDEGIGPAELGRALEDRGFDSLFLAEHTHVPASRDTPYPGGGDLPRIYYRTLDPFVSLTAAAAVTENLLLGTGIALMIQRDPITTAKEVASLDLVSRGRAIFGIGAGWSRDEMRNHGTDPGRRGALMDERIRAMREIWTKELAEFHGEHVDFDPIYSWPKPVQQPHPPIYIGGESKRSFDRVAEYGGGWLPRAGTENLGDLIAKVREHAGWRVPVSLYAAPKDSVVEEYAEAGVDRILFYLPTKPRDESLERLDLLAGVVTEHS, encoded by the coding sequence ATGAAGTTCGGCATCTCGACGTTCAACACCGATGAGGGCATCGGCCCAGCGGAACTCGGGCGCGCGCTGGAGGACCGCGGTTTCGACTCGCTCTTCCTCGCCGAGCACACCCACGTTCCCGCGAGCCGCGACACCCCGTATCCCGGCGGCGGTGACCTGCCGCGGATCTACTACCGCACGCTCGACCCGTTCGTGAGCCTCACCGCGGCGGCCGCGGTGACCGAGAACCTGTTGCTGGGCACCGGGATCGCGCTCATGATCCAGCGCGATCCGATCACCACCGCGAAGGAGGTCGCCAGCCTCGACCTCGTCTCCCGAGGCAGGGCGATCTTCGGCATCGGCGCGGGGTGGAGCCGCGACGAGATGCGCAACCACGGCACCGATCCGGGCAGGCGCGGCGCGCTGATGGACGAGCGGATCCGGGCCATGCGGGAGATCTGGACGAAGGAGCTCGCCGAGTTCCACGGCGAGCACGTGGACTTCGACCCGATCTACTCGTGGCCGAAGCCGGTGCAGCAACCGCATCCGCCGATCTACATCGGCGGCGAGAGCAAGCGCTCCTTCGACCGGGTCGCCGAGTACGGCGGGGGCTGGCTGCCCCGCGCGGGCACCGAGAACCTCGGCGACCTGATCGCGAAGGTGCGCGAGCACGCGGGCTGGCGGGTCCCGGTGTCGCTGTACGCGGCGCCGAAGGACTCGGTGGTCGAGGAGTACGCGGAGGCCGGGGTGGATCGGATCTTGTTCTACCTGCCGACCAAGCCGCGGGACGAGTCGCTGGAGCGGCTCGACCTGCTGGCCGGTGTGGTGACCGAGCACAGCTGA
- a CDS encoding SigE family RNA polymerase sigma factor, with translation MTAWPGDGLAAMDELTTKLTELYQDNYRQLLRIAVLLVDDRASAEDIVQDAYVRVFDSRTRLRDPDKALAFLRQAVLNRARSVLRRRMVAKRYQPRIATEDSRPDDTGRGLDRAVLADALTHLPRRQREAVVLRYYADFSEARTAQLMGVSQGAVKSYCSRGVARLSDLLRERV, from the coding sequence GTGACCGCCTGGCCGGGCGACGGGCTGGCGGCCATGGATGAACTGACGACCAAACTCACCGAGCTCTACCAGGACAACTACCGGCAACTGCTGCGGATCGCGGTGCTGCTCGTCGATGACCGGGCTTCGGCCGAGGACATCGTGCAGGACGCGTACGTGCGGGTCTTCGACTCCAGGACGCGGCTGCGCGACCCGGACAAGGCGCTGGCGTTCCTGCGGCAGGCGGTGCTCAACCGGGCTCGGTCGGTGCTGCGCCGCCGCATGGTCGCCAAGCGCTACCAACCCCGGATCGCCACCGAGGACTCGCGCCCGGACGACACCGGACGCGGCCTGGACCGCGCAGTGCTCGCGGACGCCCTCACCCACCTGCCGCGCAGGCAGCGGGAAGCGGTGGTGCTGCGGTACTACGCCGACTTCAGCGAGGCGCGGACCGCGCAGCTGATGGGCGTGAGTCAGGGTGCGGTCAAGTCGTACTGCTCGCGGGGAGTGGCTCGGCTTTCGGATTTGCTGCGGGAGCGGGTGTGA
- a CDS encoding DUF3145 family protein: protein MSTRGSTSGVVYVHSSPSAVCPHIEWAVAGALGMRTELRWTAQPAAPGQLRAELTWTGEPGTGSRLVTALRAWPMLRFEITEDPSPGIDGQRFCHVPGLGLWNARTSANGDIVVSEDQLRTLAANSRGSESFTHRVDQLLGAAWDQELELFRHAGDGAPVSWLHRVG from the coding sequence GTGAGCACCCGTGGCAGCACCAGTGGCGTGGTCTACGTCCACTCGTCGCCGTCTGCGGTCTGTCCGCACATCGAGTGGGCCGTCGCCGGCGCACTCGGCATGCGGACCGAACTCCGCTGGACGGCGCAACCCGCGGCGCCTGGGCAGTTGCGCGCCGAACTCACCTGGACCGGGGAACCTGGAACGGGGTCCCGCTTGGTCACCGCGTTGCGCGCGTGGCCGATGCTCCGGTTCGAGATCACCGAGGACCCCAGTCCGGGCATCGACGGGCAGCGGTTCTGCCACGTCCCCGGACTCGGCCTGTGGAACGCACGCACCAGCGCCAACGGCGACATCGTGGTGAGCGAAGACCAGCTGCGCACCCTCGCCGCCAACAGCCGGGGCTCCGAATCGTTCACCCACCGCGTCGACCAGCTGCTCGGCGCGGCGTGGGACCAGGAACTGGAACTCTTCCGCCACGCCGGAGACGGAGCCCCAGTCAGCTGGCTCCACCGAGTCGGCTAA
- a CDS encoding beta-ketoacyl-[acyl-carrier-protein] synthase family protein, whose protein sequence is MTATDVVITGMGATTPLGGDVASTWDGLLAGRSGVRRLTEEWVDKYDLPAKIGAPLVVEPSEVLPRVQLRRLDRCQAIAIIAARQAWNDAGYDMPTDEHESVDPDRLGVALGTGIGGPVTLLNQDDLLEEHGLRKISPLTVPMLMPNGPAAHVGIDLRARAGVHSPASACASGAEGLARGWDMIRSGQADVVVAGGAESCIHQITVAGFCQARTLSTRNDEPELASRPFDTGRDGFVLGEGAGVVILESAEHAKARGARIYGRLAGVGITSDAYHITGSHPDGVGQVNAMTQAVRTADLSTSDVEHVNAHATSTVVGDVGEAAAIRKTFGDGVALTAPKSALGHLVGGAGAVESIVTLLSIYHGQIPPTRNLDELDPKVELDVVTDKPRQVELSAAVNNSFGFGGHNVALAFAKA, encoded by the coding sequence CTCGGTGGTGACGTCGCGTCCACCTGGGACGGTCTGCTGGCCGGGCGCAGCGGCGTTCGCAGGCTCACGGAGGAGTGGGTCGACAAGTACGACCTGCCCGCCAAGATCGGCGCACCGCTGGTCGTGGAGCCCTCCGAGGTGCTGCCTCGGGTGCAGCTGCGGCGGCTGGACCGTTGCCAGGCGATCGCGATCATCGCGGCTCGCCAGGCGTGGAACGACGCCGGTTACGACATGCCCACCGACGAGCACGAGTCGGTGGATCCGGATCGGCTGGGCGTCGCGCTCGGCACCGGCATCGGCGGGCCGGTCACGCTGCTCAACCAGGACGACCTCCTGGAGGAGCACGGGCTGCGCAAGATCTCGCCGCTGACCGTGCCGATGCTCATGCCCAACGGTCCCGCCGCGCACGTCGGCATCGACCTGCGCGCTCGCGCCGGTGTGCACTCCCCCGCCTCCGCCTGCGCTTCCGGCGCCGAGGGGTTGGCGCGGGGCTGGGACATGATCCGGTCCGGTCAGGCCGACGTGGTGGTCGCCGGTGGTGCGGAGTCCTGCATCCACCAGATCACCGTCGCCGGGTTCTGCCAGGCCCGGACGTTGAGCACGCGCAACGACGAGCCGGAGCTGGCCTCACGCCCGTTCGACACGGGCCGGGACGGGTTCGTGCTCGGCGAAGGCGCGGGCGTGGTGATCCTGGAGAGCGCCGAGCACGCCAAGGCCCGCGGAGCGCGGATCTACGGTCGGCTCGCCGGGGTGGGCATCACCTCGGACGCGTACCACATCACCGGGAGCCACCCGGACGGCGTCGGCCAGGTCAACGCCATGACCCAGGCCGTGCGCACCGCGGATCTGTCCACTTCGGATGTCGAGCACGTCAACGCGCACGCCACGTCCACCGTGGTGGGCGACGTGGGCGAGGCGGCGGCCATCCGCAAGACGTTCGGCGACGGAGTCGCGCTGACCGCGCCGAAGAGCGCGCTCGGGCACCTCGTCGGCGGCGCGGGCGCGGTCGAGAGCATCGTGACGCTGCTGTCGATCTACCACGGGCAGATCCCGCCCACCCGCAACCTCGACGAGCTCGACCCGAAGGTCGAACTGGACGTGGTGACGGACAAGCCGCGGCAAGTCGAGCTGTCGGCCGCGGTGAACAACTCCTTCGGTTTCGGCGGGCACAACGTGGCGCTCGCGTTCGCCAAGGCCTGA